One genomic region from Motacilla alba alba isolate MOTALB_02 chromosome 5, Motacilla_alba_V1.0_pri, whole genome shotgun sequence encodes:
- the LOC119702049 gene encoding uncharacterized protein LOC119702049 gives MGQSMSPALSASRTRATTPWLPVRPPWDTDEAMSVLLPSLVLLVASTAVLLATRVWKARKRLGSRAGGSRCRQAAPGAPGSPRAGESPPCSAESRLYIPCSCGPCCTPCATAARELQDLVAPLWPEVSFPRDSEMWQLSWEDLEQLLERGHLPCCASSSSSSSSESLQLSTSPTRPLICRKTSAAGKGSVLRRTRRCLRSSPLPRMSIPRKGSSIPIQALCDLCCAPTGTWPVPAKKQEEVSWSRRCPIHGSQDPAAEPSGQTLRALLDKRLQRQRQLFPSQGCSLELTVKDKDKEDLPPWDIYSKGLHPCQSLHEICWTPDGEAHTDRSPCCLGAVAIHKTQQRPKARESLEIQLGAQAAPAKHSQQQVSLSRRCPMHGSQRAAVPQEKTLWAALDKRLQRQLEHQGALRRWLSRIQDATRGSSWHTP, from the exons ATGGGCCAATCcatgtccccagctctgtcagccAGCAG GACTCGTGCCACCACCCCTTGGCTCCCAGTGCGGCCACCATGGGACACGGATGAAGCCATGAGCGTCCTGCTCCCCTCGCTCGTCCTGCTGGTGGCCAGCACGGCCGTCCTGCTGGCCACCCGCGTTTGGAAGGCGCGGAAGCGCCtcgggagcagggcaggggggtcGCGGTGCCGCCAGGCGGCCCCGGGGGCTCCCGGTTCCCCCCGGGCTGGGgagagccctccctgcagcgcGGAGAGCCGCCTGTACATCCCCTGCAGCTGCGGCCCCTGCTGCACCCCCTGCGCCACCGCGGCCCGGGAGCTGCAGGACCTGGTGGCGCCGCTGTGGCCCGAGGTGTCCTTCCCGCGGGACTCGGAGATGTGGCAGCTGTCGTGGGAggacctggagcagctgctggagcgaggccacctgccctgctgcgcctcctccagctcctccagctcctccgAGAGCCTCCAGCTCTCCACGAGCCCAACAAGGCCCCTGATCTGTCGGAAAACATCTGCCGCTGGAAAAGGCTCAGTCCTCCGCAGAACCCGACGCTGCCTGAGATCCTCCCCCCTTCCAAGAATGTCCATCCCGCGGAAAGGCTCCTCCATTCCCATCCAGGCCCTCTGCGACCTGTGTTGTGCTCCAACTGGAACCTGGCCTGTTCCTGCCAAGAAGCAAGAGGAAGTGTCCTGGAGCCGCCGGTGCCCAATCCACGGCTCCCAGGATCCCGCGGCGGAGCCGTCTGGGCAGACTCTCCGCGCGCTGCTGGACAAGAGGCTCCAGCGGCAAAGGCAGCTGTTCCCAAGTCAGGGATGCTCCCTGGAGTTGACGGTGAAGGACAAGGATAAGGAAGATCTCCCCCCTTGGGATATTTATAGCAAAggcctccatccctgccagaGCCTCCATGAGATCTGCTGGACTCCAGATGGAGAAGCCCACACGGACAGGTCTCCCTGCTGCCTCGGAGCCGTGGCTAtccacaaaacccagcagagacCCAAAGCCAGGGAAAGCCTGGAAATACAACTGGGAGCTCAAGCCGCTCCAGCAAAGCATTCCCAGCAGCAAGTGTCCCTGAGCCGCCGGTGCCCAATGCACGGCTCCCAGCgtgcagcagtgccacaggaGAAAACCCTCTGGGCAGCGCTGGACAAGAGGCTGCAGCGGCAACTGGAACACCAGGGAGCTCTCAGGAGATGGCTGTCACGGATCCAGGATGCAACTcgtggcagcagctggcacactCCGTAG
- the LOC119702074 gene encoding cobalamin binding intrinsic factor-like isoform X2 translates to MPSMAYSMAVLLALASATVTQGCAERQSSCSGTADRPVTLQGDEWMAHGALGDLPSVAEECQATVSHHRLVQELLRRMEKSVKFDEPPNPSILLAMNLAGATHGHVHHWLLQEIKKDAVERAQTDMTSGQVALYVLALLSSCQDPRCVHAMGKTINLIPILKQKMNEEISKNVITWYAESLDILALCLLKEYDNQDAVKAVAEELLNHKSSPDVDSRAMAVLALVCAYNHTGKQDLIHLIRDALKAVTNDFLDEQERHNGMIGNIYSMGLALQALETSSEFYSPRKWDRAQAFSVVYNHDYKQPMAMAQVLPPLVGKSYLDAGGVCRVPALPLCPPAAPITVQFSITNTLKNYFHYSTSVEVPSDSTLLQVMKAARNEKPDIFCFKTEQTSWGPFVTSIHGLAGNKTERTYWQFFSCWSPLQEGVGTYKPKNWEHIQAIFSTY, encoded by the exons ATGCCCAGCATGGCTTACAGCATGGCggtcctgctggccctggcaaGTGCCACGGTCACACAGGGCTGCGCTGAGCGCCAGTCCTcctgcagtggcactgcagACAGACCGGTGACACTGCAGGGGGACGAGTGGATGGCGCATGGGGCTCTTGGTGACCTGCCCTCAGTGGCAGAGGAGTGCCAGGCTACAGTCTCCCATCACCGCCTGGTCCAGGAGCTGCTGCGGCGCATGGAGAAATCCGTCAAGTTTGACGAGCCGCCGAACCCCAGCATCCTGCTGGCCATGAACCTGGCTGGAGCCACCCATGGCCATGTCCACcactggctgctccaggagatAAAGAAGGATGCAGTGGAGAGAGCCCAGACAg ACATGACCTCGGGACAAGTGGCTCTGTATGTCCTcgccctcctctcctcctgccaggaCCCCCGATGTGTCCACGCCATGGGCAAGACTATCAACCTGATCCCCATcctgaagcagaaaatgaatgaGGAGATTAGCAAAAACG TGATCACCTGGTACGCAGAGAGCCTGGACAtcctggccctgtgcctgctgaaGGAATATGACAACCAAGATGCAGTCAAGGCTGTGGCTGAGGAGTTGCTGAACCATAAGAGCTCCCCCGATGTGG ACAGCCGGGCCATGGCGGTACTGGCGCTGGTGTGCGCCTACAACCACACAGGCAAGCAGGATCTGATCCATCTGATCCGTGATGCCCTAAAGGCGGTGACCAACGATTTTCTGGATGAGCAAGAAAGGCACAATGGCATGATCGGGAATATCTACAGCAtggggctggccctgcag GCTCTGGAGACCTCGAGTGAGTTTTACAGCCCTCGGAAGTGGGACCGTGCCCAGGCCTTCAGCGTGGTCTACAACCATGACTACAAACAGCCCATGGCCATGGCCCAGGTGCTGCCTCCCCTGGTGGGCAAGTCGTACCTGGACGCAG GTGGGGTGTGCCGGGTGCCcgccctgcccctctgcccacccGCAGCTCCCATCACGGTGCAGTTCTCCATCACCAACACGCTGAAGAATTACTTCCACTACTCCACCTCAGTGGAAGTCCCAAGTGACTCCACGCTGCTCCAGGTGATGAAGGCAGCAAGGAATGAGAAACCCGACATCTTTTG CTTCAAGACAGAGCAGACAAGCTGGGGTCCCTTTGTGACCTCCATCCACGGGCTGGCTGGCAACAAAACCGAAAGGACCTACTGGCAGttcttcagctgctggagtCCCCTCCAGGAAG GAGTTGGCACCTACAAGCCAAAAAACTGGGAGCACATCCAGGCCATCTTCAGCACCTACTGA
- the LOC119702074 gene encoding cobalamin binding intrinsic factor-like isoform X3, whose product MPSMAYSMAVLLALASATVTQGCAERQSSCSGTADRPVTLQGDEWMAHGALGDLPSVAEECQATVSHHRLVQELLRRMEKSVKFDEPPNPSILLAMNLAGATHGHVHHWLLQEIKKDAVERAQTDMTSGQVALYVLALLSSCQDPRCVHAMGKTINLIPILKQKMNEEISKNGTQGLITWYAESLDILALCLLKEYDNQDAVKAVAEELLNHKSSPDVDSRAMAVLALVCAYNHTGKQDLIHLIRDALKAVTNDFLDEQERHNGMIGNIYSMGLALQALETSSEFYSPRKWDRAQAFSVVYNHDYKQPMAMAQVLPPLVGKSYLDAAPITVQFSITNTLKNYFHYSTSVEVPSDSTLLQVMKAARNEKPDIFCFKTEQTSWGPFVTSIHGLAGNKTERTYWQFFSCWSPLQEGVGTYKPKNWEHIQAIFSTY is encoded by the exons ATGCCCAGCATGGCTTACAGCATGGCggtcctgctggccctggcaaGTGCCACGGTCACACAGGGCTGCGCTGAGCGCCAGTCCTcctgcagtggcactgcagACAGACCGGTGACACTGCAGGGGGACGAGTGGATGGCGCATGGGGCTCTTGGTGACCTGCCCTCAGTGGCAGAGGAGTGCCAGGCTACAGTCTCCCATCACCGCCTGGTCCAGGAGCTGCTGCGGCGCATGGAGAAATCCGTCAAGTTTGACGAGCCGCCGAACCCCAGCATCCTGCTGGCCATGAACCTGGCTGGAGCCACCCATGGCCATGTCCACcactggctgctccaggagatAAAGAAGGATGCAGTGGAGAGAGCCCAGACAg ACATGACCTCGGGACAAGTGGCTCTGTATGTCCTcgccctcctctcctcctgccaggaCCCCCGATGTGTCCACGCCATGGGCAAGACTATCAACCTGATCCCCATcctgaagcagaaaatgaatgaGGAGATTAGCAAAAACGGTACCCAGGGAC TGATCACCTGGTACGCAGAGAGCCTGGACAtcctggccctgtgcctgctgaaGGAATATGACAACCAAGATGCAGTCAAGGCTGTGGCTGAGGAGTTGCTGAACCATAAGAGCTCCCCCGATGTGG ACAGCCGGGCCATGGCGGTACTGGCGCTGGTGTGCGCCTACAACCACACAGGCAAGCAGGATCTGATCCATCTGATCCGTGATGCCCTAAAGGCGGTGACCAACGATTTTCTGGATGAGCAAGAAAGGCACAATGGCATGATCGGGAATATCTACAGCAtggggctggccctgcag GCTCTGGAGACCTCGAGTGAGTTTTACAGCCCTCGGAAGTGGGACCGTGCCCAGGCCTTCAGCGTGGTCTACAACCATGACTACAAACAGCCCATGGCCATGGCCCAGGTGCTGCCTCCCCTGGTGGGCAAGTCGTACCTGGACGCAG CTCCCATCACGGTGCAGTTCTCCATCACCAACACGCTGAAGAATTACTTCCACTACTCCACCTCAGTGGAAGTCCCAAGTGACTCCACGCTGCTCCAGGTGATGAAGGCAGCAAGGAATGAGAAACCCGACATCTTTTG CTTCAAGACAGAGCAGACAAGCTGGGGTCCCTTTGTGACCTCCATCCACGGGCTGGCTGGCAACAAAACCGAAAGGACCTACTGGCAGttcttcagctgctggagtCCCCTCCAGGAAG GAGTTGGCACCTACAAGCCAAAAAACTGGGAGCACATCCAGGCCATCTTCAGCACCTACTGA
- the LOC119702074 gene encoding cobalamin binding intrinsic factor-like isoform X1, giving the protein MPSMAYSMAVLLALASATVTQGCAERQSSCSGTADRPVTLQGDEWMAHGALGDLPSVAEECQATVSHHRLVQELLRRMEKSVKFDEPPNPSILLAMNLAGATHGHVHHWLLQEIKKDAVERAQTDMTSGQVALYVLALLSSCQDPRCVHAMGKTINLIPILKQKMNEEISKNGTQGLITWYAESLDILALCLLKEYDNQDAVKAVAEELLNHKSSPDVDSRAMAVLALVCAYNHTGKQDLIHLIRDALKAVTNDFLDEQERHNGMIGNIYSMGLALQALETSSEFYSPRKWDRAQAFSVVYNHDYKQPMAMAQVLPPLVGKSYLDAGGVCRVPALPLCPPAAPITVQFSITNTLKNYFHYSTSVEVPSDSTLLQVMKAARNEKPDIFCFKTEQTSWGPFVTSIHGLAGNKTERTYWQFFSCWSPLQEGVGTYKPKNWEHIQAIFSTY; this is encoded by the exons ATGCCCAGCATGGCTTACAGCATGGCggtcctgctggccctggcaaGTGCCACGGTCACACAGGGCTGCGCTGAGCGCCAGTCCTcctgcagtggcactgcagACAGACCGGTGACACTGCAGGGGGACGAGTGGATGGCGCATGGGGCTCTTGGTGACCTGCCCTCAGTGGCAGAGGAGTGCCAGGCTACAGTCTCCCATCACCGCCTGGTCCAGGAGCTGCTGCGGCGCATGGAGAAATCCGTCAAGTTTGACGAGCCGCCGAACCCCAGCATCCTGCTGGCCATGAACCTGGCTGGAGCCACCCATGGCCATGTCCACcactggctgctccaggagatAAAGAAGGATGCAGTGGAGAGAGCCCAGACAg ACATGACCTCGGGACAAGTGGCTCTGTATGTCCTcgccctcctctcctcctgccaggaCCCCCGATGTGTCCACGCCATGGGCAAGACTATCAACCTGATCCCCATcctgaagcagaaaatgaatgaGGAGATTAGCAAAAACGGTACCCAGGGAC TGATCACCTGGTACGCAGAGAGCCTGGACAtcctggccctgtgcctgctgaaGGAATATGACAACCAAGATGCAGTCAAGGCTGTGGCTGAGGAGTTGCTGAACCATAAGAGCTCCCCCGATGTGG ACAGCCGGGCCATGGCGGTACTGGCGCTGGTGTGCGCCTACAACCACACAGGCAAGCAGGATCTGATCCATCTGATCCGTGATGCCCTAAAGGCGGTGACCAACGATTTTCTGGATGAGCAAGAAAGGCACAATGGCATGATCGGGAATATCTACAGCAtggggctggccctgcag GCTCTGGAGACCTCGAGTGAGTTTTACAGCCCTCGGAAGTGGGACCGTGCCCAGGCCTTCAGCGTGGTCTACAACCATGACTACAAACAGCCCATGGCCATGGCCCAGGTGCTGCCTCCCCTGGTGGGCAAGTCGTACCTGGACGCAG GTGGGGTGTGCCGGGTGCCcgccctgcccctctgcccacccGCAGCTCCCATCACGGTGCAGTTCTCCATCACCAACACGCTGAAGAATTACTTCCACTACTCCACCTCAGTGGAAGTCCCAAGTGACTCCACGCTGCTCCAGGTGATGAAGGCAGCAAGGAATGAGAAACCCGACATCTTTTG CTTCAAGACAGAGCAGACAAGCTGGGGTCCCTTTGTGACCTCCATCCACGGGCTGGCTGGCAACAAAACCGAAAGGACCTACTGGCAGttcttcagctgctggagtCCCCTCCAGGAAG GAGTTGGCACCTACAAGCCAAAAAACTGGGAGCACATCCAGGCCATCTTCAGCACCTACTGA
- the LOC119701383 gene encoding uncharacterized protein LOC119701383, whose protein sequence is MLGVALGIGVLLALVGCTATEGCVAPQDKVSQLLQRMEESVNFEEAANPSVLLALNLAGGDTDGAIHKWLLQEIKEEAVRRAQKDLTSGQVALHVLALLSSCQDPQRVHALEQTLDLIRVLQQKTDEEMAKLEADGIPKTTLYSVGLDTLALCLAEAGGALGPSVPLAKQVLNPGRPISVDTQAMVALALACVHNHVELQDVQDLLREALETVSNRFLDEQKERNGMIGNIYSMGLALQALEATRKFYAPREWDCAQAFSVVYSHDYQQPMAIAQVLPALVGRTYLDAAGLDCAATKNASPGRQLSLPPVLATHSIPRALITVQYSIINTIQGQHFNHSILVQVPSGSTLLQVMEVAAKEDPKTFSFQTEQTSWGPYVTSIPGLAGSTEDRTYWQFLSAGNALDEGGAGGQGWCGGACEGICICQPHTLICCRRQRMPSMAYSMAVLLALASATVTQGCGECQSSCSGTADRPVTLQGDEWMAHRALGDLPSVAEECQATVSHHRLVQELLRRMKKSVKFDEPPNPSILLAMNLAGATHGHVHHWLLQEIKKDAVERAQTDMTSGQVALYVLALLSSCQDPRCVHAMGKTINLIPILKQKMNEEISKNVITWYAESLDILALCLLKEYDNQDAVKAVAEELLNHKSSPDVDSRAMAVLALVCAYNHTGKQDLIHLIRDALKAVTNDFLDEQERHNGMIGNIYSMGLALQALETSSEFYSPRKWDRAQAFSVVYNHDYKQPMAMAQVLPPLVGKSYLDAGGVCRVPALPLCPPAAPITVQFSITNTLKNYFHYSTSVEVPSDSTLLQVMKAARNEKPDIFCFKTEQTSWGPFVTSIHGLAGNKTERTYWQFFSCWSPLQEGVGTYKPKNWEHIQAIFSTY, encoded by the exons ATGCTCGGCGTGGCTTTGGGCATCGGggtcctgctggccctggtggGCTGCACAGCCACCGAGGGCTGTG TGGCCCCGCAGGATAAggtctcccagctgctgcagcgcATGGAGGAATCCGTAAATTTCGAGGAGGCGGCAAATCCCAGTGTGCTGCTGGCATTGAACCTGGCTGGGGGGGACACCGACGGTGCCATCCACAagtggctgctccaggagatCAAGGAGGAGGCAGTGAGGAGAGCCCAGAAAG ACTTGACCTCGGGACAGGTGGCTCTGCATGTCCTcgccctcctctcctcctgccaggaTCCCCAGCGTGTCCATGCCCTGGAGCAGACCCTCGACCTGATCCGTGtcctgcagcagaaaacagatgAGGAGATGGCCAAACTGG AGGCTGACGGGATTCCCAAAACTACCCTGTACAGTGTGGGCCTGGACACCCTGGCCCTGTGCCTGGCAGAGGCGGGCGGCGCTCTAGGGCCATCGGTGCCCCTGGCCAAGCAGGTGCTGAACCCTGGGAGGCCCATCTCTGTGG ACACCCAGGCCAtggtggcactggcactggccTGCGTCCACAACCATGTGGAGCTCCAGGACGTGCAGGATCTGCTCCGGGAGGCGCTTGAGACAGTGAGCAACAGATTCCTGGATGAGCAGAAGGAGAGGAATGGCATGATTGGGAATATCTACAGCAtggggctggccctgcag GCACTGGAGGCCACAAGGAAGTTTTACGCCCCACGGGAGTGGGACTGTGCCCAGGCCTTCTCCGTGGTGTACAGCCACGACTACCAGCAGCCCATGGCCATCGcccaggtgctgccagccctggtgggCAGGACCTACCTGGATGCGGCTGGCCTGGACTGTGCTGCCACCAAGAACGCGTCCCCGGGCCgacagctgtccctgcccccaGTGCTGGCGACGCACAGTATTCCCAGAG ccctcatCACGGTGCAGTACTCCATCATCAACACAATCCAGGGACAACACTTCAACCACTCCATCCTAGTGCAAGTCCCAAGTGGCTCCACTCTGCTCCAGGTGATGGAGGTGGCAGCAAAGGAGGACCCCAAAACCTTTAG CTTCCAGACAGAGCAGACATCCTGGGGTCCCTATGTGACCTccatcccagggctggctggcagcacgGAGGACAGGACCTACTGGCAGTTCCTCAGTGCTGGGAATGCCCTCGATGAAGGTGGGGCAGGGGGCCAGGGATGGTGTGGGGGAGCCTGTGAGGGGATCTGCATATGCCAGCCTCACACACTCATCTGCTGCAGGA GACAGAGGATGCCCAGCATGGCTTACAGCATGGCggtcctgctggccctggcaaGTGCCACGGTCACGCAGGGCTGCGGTGAGTGTCAGTCCTcctgcagtggcactgcagACAGACCGGTGACACTGCAGGGGGACGAGTGGATGGCGCACAGGGCTCTTGGTGACCTGCCCTCAGTGGCAGAGGAGTGCCAGGCTACAGTCTCCCATCACCGCCTGGTCCAGGAGCTGCTGCGGCGCATGAAGAAATCCGTCAAGTTTGACGAGCCGCCGAACCCCAGCATCCTGCTGGCCATGAACCTGGCTGGAGCCACCCATGGCCATGTCCACcactggctgctccaggagatAAAGAAGGATGCAGTGGAGAGAGCCCAGACAg ACATGACCTCGGGACAAGTGGCTCTGTATGTCCTcgccctcctctcctcctgccaggaCCCCCGATGTGTCCACGCCATGGGCAAGACTATCAACCTGATCCCCATcctgaagcagaaaatgaatgaGGAGATTAGCAAAAACG TGATCACCTGGTACGCAGAGAGCCTGGACAtcctggccctgtgcctgctgaaGGAATATGACAACCAAGATGCAGTCAAGGCTGTGGCTGAGGAGTTGCTGAACCATAAGAGCTCCCCCGATGTGG ACAGCCGGGCCATGGCGGTACTGGCGCTGGTGTGCGCCTACAACCACACAGGCAAGCAGGATCTGATCCATCTGATCCGTGATGCCCTAAAGGCGGTGACCAACGATTTTCTGGATGAGCAAGAAAGGCACAATGGCATGATTGGGAATATCTACAGCAtggggctggccctgcag GCTCTGGAGACCTCGAGTGAGTTTTACAGCCCTCGGAAGTGGGACCGTGCCCAGGCCTTCAGCGTGGTCTACAACCATGACTACAAACAGCCCATGGCCATGGCCCAGGTGCTGCCTCCCCTGGTGGGCAAGTCGTACCTGGACGCAG GTGGGGTGTGCCGGGTGCCcgccctgcccctctgcccacccGCAGCTCCCATCACGGTGCAGTTCTCCATCACCAACACGCTGAAGAATTACTTCCACTACTCCACCTCAGTGGAAGTCCCAAGTGACTCCACGCTGCTCCAGGTGATGAAGGCAGCAAGGAATGAGAAACCCGACATCTTTTG CTTCAAGACAGAGCAGACAAGCTGGGGTCCCTTTGTGACCTCCATCCACGGGCTGGCTGGCAACAAAACCGAAAGGACCTACTGGCAGttcttcagctgctggagtCCCCTCCAGGAAG GAGTTGGCACCTACAAGCCAAAAAACTGGGAGCACATCCAGGCCATCTTCAGCACCTACTGA
- the LOC119702075 gene encoding cobalamin binding intrinsic factor-like isoform X2 gives MPSMAYSMAVLLALASATVTQGCGECQSSCSGTADRPVTLQGDEWMAHRALGDLPSVAEECQATVSHHRLVQELLRRMKKSVKFDEPPNPSILLAMNLAGATHGHVHHWLLQEIKKDAVERAQTDMTSGQVALYVLALLSSCQDPRCVHAMGKTINLIPILKQKMNEEISKNVITWYAESLDILALCLLKEYDNQDAVKAVAEELLNHKSSPDVGKGILQPRCAPSTPRGVPGALAVTLGSHRQPGHGGTGAGVRLQPHRQAGSDPSDP, from the exons ATGCCCAGCATGGCTTACAGCATGGCggtcctgctggccctggcaaGTGCCACGGTCACGCAGGGCTGCGGTGAGTGTCAGTCCTcctgcagtggcactgcagACAGACCGGTGACACTGCAGGGGGACGAGTGGATGGCGCACAGGGCTCTTGGTGACCTGCCCTCAGTGGCAGAGGAGTGCCAGGCTACAGTCTCCCATCACCGCCTGGTCCAGGAGCTGCTGCGGCGCATGAAGAAATCCGTCAAGTTTGACGAGCCGCCGAACCCCAGCATCCTGCTGGCCATGAACCTGGCTGGAGCCACCCATGGCCATGTCCACcactggctgctccaggagatAAAGAAGGATGCAGTGGAGAGAGCCCAGACAg ACATGACCTCGGGACAAGTGGCTCTGTATGTCCTcgccctcctctcctcctgccaggaCCCCCGATGTGTCCACGCCATGGGCAAGACTATCAACCTGATCCCCATcctgaagcagaaaatgaatgaGGAGATTAGCAAAAACG TGATCACCTGGTACGCAGAGAGCCTGGACAtcctggccctgtgcctgctgaaGGAATATGACAACCAAGATGCAGTCAAGGCTGTGGCTGAGGAGTTGCTGAACCATAAGAGCTCCCCCGATGTGGGTAAGGGAATCCTCCAGCCTCGCTGTGCCCCCTCCACTCCCAGAGGTGTCCCCGGGGCACTGGCAGTGACACTGGGATCCCACAGACAGCCGGGCCATGGCGGTACTGGCGCTGGTGTGCGCCTACAACCACACAGGCAAGCAGGATCTGATCCATCTGATCCGTGA
- the LOC119702075 gene encoding cobalamin binding intrinsic factor-like isoform X1, with the protein MPSMAYSMAVLLALASATVTQGCGECQSSCSGTADRPVTLQGDEWMAHRALGDLPSVAEECQATVSHHRLVQELLRRMKKSVKFDEPPNPSILLAMNLAGATHGHVHHWLLQEIKKDAVERAQTDMTSGQVALYVLALLSSCQDPRCVHAMGKTINLIPILKQKMNEEISKNGTQGLITWYAESLDILALCLLKEYDNQDAVKAVAEELLNHKSSPDVGKGILQPRCAPSTPRGVPGALAVTLGSHRQPGHGGTGAGVRLQPHRQAGSDPSDP; encoded by the exons ATGCCCAGCATGGCTTACAGCATGGCggtcctgctggccctggcaaGTGCCACGGTCACGCAGGGCTGCGGTGAGTGTCAGTCCTcctgcagtggcactgcagACAGACCGGTGACACTGCAGGGGGACGAGTGGATGGCGCACAGGGCTCTTGGTGACCTGCCCTCAGTGGCAGAGGAGTGCCAGGCTACAGTCTCCCATCACCGCCTGGTCCAGGAGCTGCTGCGGCGCATGAAGAAATCCGTCAAGTTTGACGAGCCGCCGAACCCCAGCATCCTGCTGGCCATGAACCTGGCTGGAGCCACCCATGGCCATGTCCACcactggctgctccaggagatAAAGAAGGATGCAGTGGAGAGAGCCCAGACAg ACATGACCTCGGGACAAGTGGCTCTGTATGTCCTcgccctcctctcctcctgccaggaCCCCCGATGTGTCCACGCCATGGGCAAGACTATCAACCTGATCCCCATcctgaagcagaaaatgaatgaGGAGATTAGCAAAAACGGTACCCAGGGAC TGATCACCTGGTACGCAGAGAGCCTGGACAtcctggccctgtgcctgctgaaGGAATATGACAACCAAGATGCAGTCAAGGCTGTGGCTGAGGAGTTGCTGAACCATAAGAGCTCCCCCGATGTGGGTAAGGGAATCCTCCAGCCTCGCTGTGCCCCCTCCACTCCCAGAGGTGTCCCCGGGGCACTGGCAGTGACACTGGGATCCCACAGACAGCCGGGCCATGGCGGTACTGGCGCTGGTGTGCGCCTACAACCACACAGGCAAGCAGGATCTGATCCATCTGATCCGTGA